A single window of Pungitius pungitius chromosome 20, fPunPun2.1, whole genome shotgun sequence DNA harbors:
- the zgc:153383 gene encoding protein FAM177A1, translating to MAEMSLYLTNVSVSVGPSVDVEQAPQQREKVPRRIIHFSSGETMEEYSTDEEEGEGSEPERKDLLSSPVDAARSKLTWGPYFWFHMWRAATSTISACDYLGERMASLFGITSAKYQYAIDEYHRMKKEREEDKEEDRLSEEAQRSFDQLPSQEGEDEPIATKGRLEADPAHRDVTCQIENENRVFSSTIRVPAIVTAT from the exons ATGGCCGAAATGTCTCTGTACCTGACTAACGTCAGTGTGTCCGTCGGGCCGAGCGTGGACGTGGAGCAG GCTCCGCAGCAGAGGGAGAAGGTCCCCCGCAGGATCATCCACTTCTCCAGCGGGGAGACCATGGAGGAGTACAGCaccgacgaggaggagggcgagggcaGCGAGCCGGAGAGGAAAGACCTGCTGTCCTCCCCGGTGGATGCGGCTAGG TCCAAGTTGACCTGGGGTCCATACTTCTGGTTTCACATGTGGAGGGCTGCAACGTCCACCATCTCAG CCTGTGACTACCTGGGGGAAAGGATGGCCTCGCTCTTCGGGATAACATCAGCCAAATATCAGTACGCTATAGATGAATACCACCGGATGAAGAAGGAG agggaggaagacaaagaggaagacCGCCTGTCAGAAGAAGCGCAGCGATCCTTTGACCAGCTGCCGTCTCAGGAAGGTGAGGACGAGCCAATCGCCACCAAAGGCCGGCTGGAGGCGGACCCCGCTCACCGTGATGTGACCTGTCAGATCGAGAATGAAAATCGGGTGTTTTCGAGCACCATCAGGGTTCCTGCTATCGTCACGGCAACCTAG